In Gammaproteobacteria bacterium, one DNA window encodes the following:
- a CDS encoding tyrosine-type recombinase/integrase, whose translation MGRVPTVNKNLPKGIRARKRGAKVWYYYDAGGKPRKEIPLGSDYAMAVKKWAELEIDATPRHAAIITFRYAAERYTKEVIPTKAPSTQKGNLRELAWLYKFFDNPPAPLEKIEPINIRQYLDWRGNIRGKREKALFSHIWNKAREWGYTNLQNPCAGIKGATEKGRKDIYIEDSVFDAVYSKASQPLRDAMDMAYLTGQRPSDILKMTEQDITNDNILHVTQNKTKAKLRISIEGELAGLIKRIHARKSTYKVRSFALIVDDKGQRITSDTLRSHFDRAREAAGIPKKSFQFRDLRAKAATDKTELSGDIRQAQKQLGHTTITMTEQYVRDRKGNKVTPTK comes from the coding sequence ATGGGGCGCGTACCAACAGTAAATAAAAACCTCCCGAAAGGTATCCGCGCCCGCAAGCGCGGCGCCAAGGTGTGGTATTACTACGACGCCGGCGGAAAACCACGCAAAGAAATACCGCTGGGCAGTGATTATGCAATGGCCGTCAAGAAATGGGCGGAGCTGGAAATTGATGCAACCCCGCGCCACGCGGCGATCATAACCTTCCGCTACGCCGCCGAACGTTATACAAAAGAAGTCATCCCGACAAAAGCGCCATCCACACAAAAAGGTAATTTAAGAGAGCTCGCCTGGTTATACAAATTCTTTGACAACCCGCCCGCGCCGCTGGAGAAAATAGAACCGATCAACATCCGGCAGTATCTCGATTGGCGCGGCAATATTCGCGGCAAACGCGAAAAGGCGTTATTCAGCCACATATGGAACAAAGCCAGGGAATGGGGTTACACCAATCTGCAAAACCCCTGCGCCGGTATAAAAGGAGCAACTGAAAAAGGGCGCAAAGATATTTATATCGAAGATTCGGTTTTCGATGCAGTCTACAGCAAAGCCAGCCAGCCGCTGCGCGATGCAATGGACATGGCCTACCTGACCGGCCAACGCCCTTCGGACATACTGAAAATGACCGAACAGGACATTACCAATGACAATATCCTGCACGTCACACAAAACAAAACCAAAGCGAAACTGAGAATCAGCATTGAAGGAGAACTGGCCGGTCTCATCAAGAGAATCCATGCCAGAAAATCAACTTACAAAGTGCGCAGCTTCGCGCTGATTGTCGATGACAAAGGACAAAGAATCACTTCAGACACACTGCGCAGCCACTTTGACCGCGCCCGTGAAGCCGCAGGAATCCCCAAGAAATCGTTCCAGTTCCGCGATCTGCGCGCAAAAGCTGCAACAGACAAAACCGAATTAAGCGGAGATATCCGGCAAGCCCAAAAACAACTCGGCCACACCACAATCACCATGACGGAACAGTATGTGAGAGACCGCAAAGGCAACAAAGTTACACCCACAAAATAG
- a CDS encoding DOPA 4,5-dioxygenase yields METFHAHIYFSKNESVLAEKVRDNLIYAIPQAAHVSELMLDPSGPHPKPMFVVHIPSSSIGAVARIIDRKRAGLSVLIHPAQEDKLAAHTIFARWLGERLPLNFDAL; encoded by the coding sequence ATGGAAACTTTTCACGCGCATATCTATTTTTCGAAAAATGAAAGCGTGCTGGCGGAAAAAGTCAGAGATAATCTGATCTATGCCATTCCGCAAGCGGCGCATGTCAGCGAGTTGATGCTCGATCCTTCCGGGCCGCACCCCAAACCGATGTTTGTGGTTCATATTCCTTCATCCAGTATCGGCGCCGTTGCTCGCATCATTGACCGGAAAAGGGCAGGGTTATCCGTTTTGATTCACCCTGCTCAGGAAGATAAATTGGCGGCACATACCATTTTTGCCCGCTGGTTGGGGGAAAGGTTGCCTCTTAATTTCGATGCTTTGTAG
- a CDS encoding HD domain-containing protein, whose product MQNYSHASIPSPYSDDLVLETIDPVVALNFVNGIIDGRYPDLGGHQQRMRRNTVSFAKLIGLSLEESEFLAIGAGMHDIGKLHISDYIINKPSQLTTSEFLLIQQHTEIGCKLLSPLNLDSRITDIVLYHHENYDGSGYPEGLSGDDIPLLARAVRILDSYDALTMSRPYHKGVTAEEALLIMRRDSQQYDPRLLKLFGEIKLL is encoded by the coding sequence ATGCAAAATTATTCACATGCTTCTATCCCATCACCATATTCCGATGATCTTGTTTTGGAAACAATAGATCCTGTCGTTGCCTTAAACTTTGTCAATGGCATCATCGATGGACGTTATCCGGATCTTGGCGGACATCAGCAGCGGATGAGGAGAAATACGGTTTCATTCGCCAAACTAATCGGGTTGTCATTGGAAGAATCCGAGTTTCTGGCTATTGGCGCCGGCATGCATGATATTGGTAAGCTGCATATTAGTGACTACATCATAAACAAGCCATCGCAGTTGACCACCAGCGAGTTTTTGCTGATCCAGCAACATACTGAAATCGGTTGTAAGCTTCTGAGTCCATTGAACCTGGATTCACGCATTACAGACATCGTTCTCTATCATCATGAAAACTATGACGGCAGCGGCTATCCAGAGGGTTTATCCGGGGATGACATTCCTTTGTTAGCGAGAGCTGTCAGGATTTTGGATTCTTACGATGCATTAACGATGAGCAGGCCATATCACAAGGGCGTGACGGCTGAAGAAGCATTGCTAATCATGCGGCGTGATTCACAGCAATATGACCCACGTTTACTTAAGTTATTTGGTGAAATAAAGTTGTTGTGA
- a CDS encoding MCP four helix bundle domain-containing protein: MFKDMTVKTELIIVIGLLSVLLIAIGALGLHGIKQSNEGLRTVYQDRTVPAVDLATINDIWEIVRKNATIVVTTKSREFAREKSEETSQTIKRAEEIWAKFMLTQLTAEEALLAKEKLRLHAAYVASVNKVFGMAMAGDFDGAAKSLKEEAEPLFYRLHETIYSMITLQGKVAANEYGGAVSNYSSIFMIMVVTISLGVLFACVLGYILLRGIVNPLHEAIAIANAVAAGDLSTRIESRSTVNGFGRLINALKAMNDNLVDLVGKVRLDANQIRTAAGEIASGSSDLSHRTEEQASSLEETASSMEELTSTVKQNADNARQANQLAAGASEVAVRGGAVVGQVVHTMNSINESSKKIVDIISVIDSIAFQTNILALNASVEAARAGEQGRGFAVVASEVRTLAQRSATAAKEIKELISDSVAKVENGSRLVDEAGTTMDEIVTAVKRVTDIMSEISAASQEQHSGIEQVNQAVTQMDEVTQQNATLVEQAATAAESMQDQAQALARAVSVFKLSESGDSGVVQPVKRSNRPAAKLPNRAPAIKKTAIYPAATSASVPVSSRKVAAGGGGDWEEF, encoded by the coding sequence ATGTTTAAAGATATGACAGTGAAGACGGAGCTGATTATCGTAATCGGCCTTCTGTCGGTATTGCTGATTGCTATCGGCGCGCTGGGTTTGCATGGGATAAAGCAATCGAATGAAGGATTAAGAACGGTCTATCAAGACCGCACAGTACCTGCCGTCGACCTGGCGACGATTAACGATATATGGGAAATTGTGCGTAAGAACGCGACCATTGTGGTAACCACAAAAAGCAGGGAATTTGCGAGAGAGAAATCGGAAGAAACTTCGCAGACGATTAAACGTGCCGAAGAAATTTGGGCAAAATTTATGTTAACCCAATTGACTGCCGAGGAAGCGCTGCTTGCCAAGGAAAAACTGCGATTGCATGCCGCCTATGTAGCGTCAGTCAATAAAGTATTCGGGATGGCAATGGCCGGTGATTTCGACGGCGCGGCAAAAAGCCTTAAAGAAGAAGCCGAACCGCTGTTTTACCGTTTGCATGAAACAATCTACAGTATGATTACTTTGCAAGGCAAAGTCGCTGCCAATGAGTACGGCGGTGCGGTGAGCAATTACAGCTCCATTTTCATGATCATGGTCGTTACGATTAGCTTGGGAGTGCTGTTTGCTTGTGTGCTCGGATACATTCTGCTGCGCGGCATTGTGAACCCGCTGCACGAAGCGATCGCCATTGCCAATGCGGTTGCCGCGGGTGATTTGTCCACCCGGATCGAGTCGCGTTCAACGGTAAATGGATTCGGACGTTTGATCAATGCGCTGAAAGCAATGAATGATAACTTGGTCGATTTGGTTGGGAAAGTGCGGTTGGATGCCAATCAGATCAGGACAGCGGCCGGTGAAATCGCATCGGGCAGCTCGGATTTAAGCCATCGTACTGAGGAGCAAGCATCCAGTCTGGAAGAAACGGCAAGCTCTATGGAAGAGCTGACTTCGACTGTCAAACAAAATGCGGACAATGCGCGTCAGGCTAATCAACTGGCCGCGGGCGCCTCAGAAGTTGCAGTGAGGGGAGGAGCAGTGGTCGGCCAGGTGGTGCATACCATGAATTCGATAAATGAAAGCTCGAAAAAAATCGTTGATATCATTAGCGTCATTGACAGCATCGCATTCCAAACCAATATATTGGCGCTGAATGCGTCGGTTGAAGCGGCGCGCGCTGGGGAGCAGGGACGCGGTTTTGCCGTAGTGGCGTCGGAAGTACGCACGTTGGCGCAGCGTTCCGCAACGGCAGCAAAGGAAATCAAAGAACTGATCAGCGATTCTGTCGCCAAAGTGGAAAACGGCAGCCGCCTGGTCGATGAAGCGGGCACCACTATGGATGAAATCGTAACCGCAGTTAAGCGCGTGACCGACATCATGAGCGAGATTTCTGCCGCATCGCAAGAACAGCATTCCGGAATTGAGCAAGTTAATCAGGCGGTCACACAAATGGACGAAGTTACACAACAAAATGCGACTTTGGTTGAACAGGCGGCAACAGCGGCAGAATCCATGCAGGATCAGGCGCAAGCACTTGCGCGAGCAGTTAGTGTGTTTAAATTGTCGGAGAGCGGCGATTCTGGCGTAGTCCAACCAGTCAAAAGAAGCAACCGGCCGGCTGCAAAGCTGCCCAATCGCGCGCCTGCGATCAAGAAGACCGCAATCTATCCCGCTGCTACTTCCGCATCAGTACCGGTTTCATCCCGGAAAGTGGCAGCTGGCGGCGGTGGCGACTGGGAAGAGTTTTGA
- a CDS encoding DUF2303 family protein: protein MDTVKNSKTQEIVELASKIQPVEIVSNGPFKRVALPPGWKLEEKNDQILQEKPLRKSGLITLDDFESFIAYINRHKVELETVIYCDADYEKSKIRFTCIFDDHSSGSDGQNWQAFKANYNPLFSEEWNRWISNDEQRLSQFEFAKFIENNLDDIAAVENMPSGQQLLEMALSFQASQDMKLKSSIRLQDGGVNMTFVEESDQATMKQMKFFEQIAIGIPVFWNGTPYQIKARLRFRPNGGSPQFWFELIRADKVIEDATKTMIEKIKSETGLPLYFGKTER, encoded by the coding sequence ATGGATACCGTAAAAAATAGCAAAACTCAGGAAATCGTGGAACTCGCATCTAAAATTCAACCGGTCGAAATAGTCAGCAATGGACCATTTAAACGTGTGGCATTGCCGCCAGGATGGAAGCTTGAGGAAAAAAACGACCAAATCTTGCAGGAAAAACCATTAAGAAAATCGGGACTGATCACACTTGACGATTTTGAAAGTTTCATAGCCTACATAAACAGGCATAAAGTTGAACTAGAAACGGTCATTTATTGCGACGCCGATTATGAAAAATCAAAAATCAGATTTACATGCATCTTCGACGATCACTCATCCGGTTCGGACGGGCAAAATTGGCAAGCTTTCAAAGCAAATTACAACCCGCTATTTTCAGAGGAATGGAATCGTTGGATAAGCAACGATGAGCAACGTTTATCACAATTTGAATTCGCCAAATTTATTGAAAATAACCTTGACGACATAGCCGCGGTTGAAAACATGCCGAGCGGCCAGCAATTGCTTGAAATGGCGCTATCTTTCCAGGCAAGCCAAGACATGAAACTGAAATCATCGATCAGGCTGCAAGATGGCGGCGTAAATATGACGTTTGTCGAAGAAAGCGACCAAGCCACCATGAAGCAGATGAAATTTTTCGAGCAAATCGCAATCGGCATTCCCGTCTTCTGGAACGGCACACCGTACCAAATAAAAGCACGTTTGCGGTTCCGCCCAAACGGCGGATCGCCTCAATTCTGGTTCGAATTGATCAGAGCGGACAAAGTCATTGAAGACGCCACAAAAACAATGATAGAAAAAATCAAATCAGAAACCGGCCTACCACTCTACTTCGGAAAAACGGAACGATAA
- a CDS encoding PEP-CTERM sorting domain-containing protein — translation MLATAQAAGSYGFSGSSINMGYDLHTIPAGHSATIGYEYVMAVPEPETYAMLLVGLGLLGISVRRKKRAVAQP, via the coding sequence ATGCTGGCTACGGCACAAGCGGCCGGATCTTATGGATTTTCGGGCAGCTCGATTAATATGGGCTACGATCTCCACACTATTCCGGCCGGCCACTCCGCGACAATAGGTTATGAATATGTCATGGCTGTTCCGGAACCGGAAACCTACGCCATGCTATTAGTTGGTTTGGGATTACTTGGAATTTCAGTGCGCCGCAAAAAAAGAGCTGTTGCGCAGCCTTAA
- a CDS encoding DUF488 domain-containing protein has translation MIISTIGYEGLDIDAFMALLAENDIETVVDVREMPLSRKPGFSKKTLTNVLNLSGFEYVHMVKLGCPKTVRYRYRQDGDWGRYTEGFLNYLKTQHSSIAELSSLVASSSCALLCYEADFNFCHRSMVANAVRDYCDAEVKHIVAPATKRATSESLRLAFA, from the coding sequence ATGATAATAAGTACGATAGGGTACGAAGGCTTAGATATTGATGCATTTATGGCGTTGCTTGCTGAAAACGACATTGAAACTGTCGTTGATGTTCGCGAGATGCCCTTGTCACGCAAGCCTGGATTTTCTAAGAAAACTTTGACTAATGTCTTGAATCTTTCAGGGTTTGAGTACGTTCATATGGTTAAGCTTGGTTGCCCTAAAACGGTGCGATACCGTTATCGGCAAGATGGTGATTGGGGGCGTTATACTGAAGGATTTCTCAATTACCTGAAAACGCAGCATTCCTCTATTGCTGAGCTATCCAGCTTGGTAGCATCTTCGAGCTGTGCATTGCTTTGTTATGAAGCTGATTTTAATTTTTGTCACCGGTCGATGGTGGCTAATGCTGTGCGCGATTATTGTGATGCTGAAGTTAAACATATCGTGGCGCCGGCTACTAAAAGAGCGACCTCTGAATCTCTTCGATTGGCATTCGCTTAG
- a CDS encoding DUF4224 domain-containing protein codes for MSVFLEKSDVAILTGRKSKTGQIDALRKMGIPFFINACGCAVVTRSAVEGRFDKEEIPDKPWTPAVLQQNGARTNSK; via the coding sequence ATGAGCGTATTCTTAGAAAAATCCGATGTAGCCATCTTGACCGGCAGAAAATCAAAAACCGGTCAGATTGACGCGCTACGTAAAATGGGAATACCATTTTTTATTAATGCCTGCGGCTGCGCTGTCGTCACCCGATCGGCAGTTGAAGGCCGCTTTGATAAAGAAGAAATACCCGATAAACCATGGACACCAGCGGTATTGCAGCAAAATGGGGCGCGTACCAACAGTAAATAA
- a CDS encoding flagellar brake protein — MMNLTQIQLSDLKIGQPLPHNLVDQNHAVLRERGHIFKTPDELRKLPDRKIFFQCKENQLNHDGPNDNYPAFFDFSDMQLKVGDKLLLKPQSNTKSLCFSKNGTCMVTVIGYIPKVTLMVSLPATDQMVGAPFVEGDQMQANFFNGQNAFSFKVFVDHVIKHPFKCLCLSFPKQINGQIIRKSRRIRTEIRAEADVTIAQILITNLSASGAQITVQDDLGLKPNEKLELSFELQFEERNIPMLLRANIKSSNIKSDLLFCHGVEFVNPSAEQVSALRSFVHQEIVKDPTIII; from the coding sequence ATGATGAATTTAACGCAAATCCAGCTATCCGATTTAAAAATCGGCCAGCCATTACCACATAATTTAGTAGATCAAAATCACGCAGTGCTGCGAGAGCGGGGGCATATATTTAAAACTCCGGATGAGCTGAGAAAACTGCCCGATAGAAAAATTTTCTTTCAATGCAAAGAAAATCAATTAAATCATGACGGGCCGAACGATAATTACCCGGCCTTTTTTGATTTTAGCGATATGCAGCTTAAGGTCGGCGATAAGTTGCTGTTAAAGCCGCAATCCAATACAAAAAGCCTATGTTTTTCAAAGAACGGTACTTGCATGGTGACCGTGATCGGATATATCCCTAAAGTAACGTTGATGGTTTCTTTGCCAGCAACCGATCAAATGGTAGGGGCTCCATTTGTGGAAGGCGATCAAATGCAGGCCAATTTCTTTAATGGGCAAAATGCATTCAGCTTTAAAGTTTTCGTCGATCATGTGATCAAGCATCCCTTCAAATGTCTTTGCTTATCTTTCCCCAAGCAGATCAATGGTCAGATAATCCGGAAATCGAGACGGATTAGAACTGAAATCAGAGCGGAAGCCGATGTAACCATCGCGCAAATTTTAATCACCAATTTGAGTGCGAGCGGCGCACAGATTACTGTACAAGACGATCTGGGATTAAAACCTAACGAAAAGTTGGAGCTGTCTTTTGAATTGCAATTTGAAGAACGGAATATTCCCATGTTGTTGAGGGCGAATATTAAGTCCTCGAATATAAAATCTGATTTGCTATTTTGCCACGGCGTTGAGTTCGTCAATCCGAGCGCTGAACAAGTCTCGGCTTTGCGTAGTTTTGTGCATCAGGAAATTGTGAAGGATCCTACGATCATTATCTAA
- a CDS encoding KilA-N domain-containing protein: MTALTILTTKIRQLDGLYSLNDLHKAAGGEEKHAPTNFMRLDQTQALIEEIKSAEMQICTKTVRGGQGGTYVCRELVYAYAMWISAKFHLQVIRAFDALHNPADRTAQMEEIGKVFEKQYQKLRKQYNYPRELLEQSGFVSADGKHPARLNMSMLANTKAFISPLMHLLNEMRIDGHDVSAPWDEFIAMREALIAADKALEKIYMEALQVNFRSASTAGNK, translated from the coding sequence ATGACCGCATTAACCATTCTCACGACCAAAATCCGTCAACTCGATGGATTGTATTCCCTTAATGATTTGCACAAAGCCGCTGGCGGCGAAGAAAAGCACGCGCCAACTAATTTCATGCGGCTTGATCAAACCCAAGCGCTAATTGAAGAAATCAAATCTGCAGAAATGCAGATTTGCACAAAAACCGTTCGTGGCGGTCAAGGCGGCACCTACGTCTGCCGCGAACTGGTCTACGCCTATGCCATGTGGATCAGCGCCAAATTCCACCTGCAAGTCATCCGCGCATTCGATGCGCTCCATAACCCGGCCGATCGAACCGCCCAGATGGAAGAAATCGGGAAAGTATTCGAGAAGCAATACCAAAAACTCAGAAAACAGTACAACTACCCGCGCGAGCTGCTGGAACAATCCGGCTTCGTCTCGGCGGACGGCAAACACCCGGCCAGGCTGAATATGTCCATGCTGGCGAATACTAAGGCATTTATTTCCCCACTGATGCACCTGCTCAACGAAATGCGCATTGACGGCCACGACGTATCCGCACCCTGGGATGAGTTTATCGCCATGCGGGAGGCGCTCATTGCAGCGGACAAAGCACTGGAAAAGATTTACATGGAAGCACTACAAGTTAATTTCAGATCGGCCAGTACGGCGGGGAATAAATAA